Proteins encoded by one window of Rhodamnia argentea isolate NSW1041297 chromosome 6, ASM2092103v1, whole genome shotgun sequence:
- the LOC115742159 gene encoding agmatine deiminase isoform X2: MLPENVRVIELSMNDSWLRDTGPTFVVRDGSPGCERKIAGIDWNFNSYGGIEEGCYQDWSLDILNARKILEIEETPRFSHEMILEGGSIHVDGEDTCLTTEECLLNKNRNPHLNREQIEDELKAYLGVKKIIWLPRGLYGDDDTNGHIDNMCCFVKPSVVLLSWTNDETDPQYERSVEAFQVLSNATDAAGRKLQIIKLHVPDPLYATDEEAAGLTQGDDAVPRPSGRRLAASYVNFYIANQAVIVPQFGDQKWDNEAARVLGDAFPDHRVVTIEGAREIVLGGGNIHCITQQQPATVAE; encoded by the exons ATGTTGCCGGAGAATGTCAGGGTCATTGAGCTGAGTATGAACGATTCCTGGTTAAGGGACACTGGACCGACT TTTGTGGTGAGGGACGGATCTCCCGGTTGCGAGCGGAAGATAGCTGGGATCGATTGGAATTTCAACAGCTATGGAG GTATTGAGGAAGGTTGCTATCAAGATTGGAGTCTTGACATTCTTAATGCTAGGAAG ATTCTTGAAATTGAGGAGACTCCAAGgttttcacatgaaatgattCTTGAAGGTGGAAGCATCCACGTTGATGGAGAAG ATACTTGTCTTACCACCGAAGAATGCCTCCTGAACAAGAACAGGAACCCGCATTTAAACAGAGAACAAATCGAGGATGAACTCAAGGCATATCTTGGTGTCAAGAAGATCATATGGCTGCCTCGTGGATTATATG GTGATGATGATACAAATGGCCATATTGATAATATGTGCTGTTTTGTGAAGCCTAGTGTGGTTTTACTCTCGTGGACCAATGATGAAACAGATCCTCAATACGAACGATCTGTGGAAGCATTTCAGGTTCTCTCTAATGCAACTGATGCCGCTGGTCGGAAATTGCAGATAATTAAACTCCATGTACCTGATCCTCTTTATGCGACAGATGAAGAGGCTGCTGGATTGACGCAG GGTGATGATGCAGTACCAAGACCGTCGGGTAGAAGACTTGCTGCTTCATATGTGAACTTCTATATTGCTAATCAAGCAGTTATTGTACCTCAATTTGGGGATCAGAAGTGGGATAATGAAGCAGCTCGAGTCCTGGGTGATGCTTTCCCAGATCATCGG GTGGTGACAATTGAGGGTGCTAGGGAAATTGTATTAGGTGGTGGAAATATTCACTGCATCACGCAACAGCAGCCAGCGACTGTTGCCGAGTAA
- the LOC115742159 gene encoding agmatine deiminase isoform X1, translating to MKGTPASHGYRMLAEWERHSRCWIGWPERPDNWRDNAVHAQRLFARVAAAISEFEPVTVCASASQWENARKMLPENVRVIELSMNDSWLRDTGPTFVVRDGSPGCERKIAGIDWNFNSYGGIEEGCYQDWSLDILNARKILEIEETPRFSHEMILEGGSIHVDGEDTCLTTEECLLNKNRNPHLNREQIEDELKAYLGVKKIIWLPRGLYGDDDTNGHIDNMCCFVKPSVVLLSWTNDETDPQYERSVEAFQVLSNATDAAGRKLQIIKLHVPDPLYATDEEAAGLTQGDDAVPRPSGRRLAASYVNFYIANQAVIVPQFGDQKWDNEAARVLGDAFPDHRVVTIEGAREIVLGGGNIHCITQQQPATVAE from the exons atGAAAGGGACGCCAGCTTCTCACGGATACCGCATGCTGGCGGAGTGGGAGCGCCACTCGCGGTGCTGGATCGGTTGGCCT GAACGCCCGGACAACTGGAGAGACAACGCGGTCCACGCTCAGCGCCTTTTTGCCAGGGTCGCCGCCGCGATATCCGAGTTCGAGCCCGTCACCGTTTGCGCGAGTGCCTCTCAG TGGGAGAATGCGCGGAAAATGTTGCCGGAGAATGTCAGGGTCATTGAGCTGAGTATGAACGATTCCTGGTTAAGGGACACTGGACCGACT TTTGTGGTGAGGGACGGATCTCCCGGTTGCGAGCGGAAGATAGCTGGGATCGATTGGAATTTCAACAGCTATGGAG GTATTGAGGAAGGTTGCTATCAAGATTGGAGTCTTGACATTCTTAATGCTAGGAAG ATTCTTGAAATTGAGGAGACTCCAAGgttttcacatgaaatgattCTTGAAGGTGGAAGCATCCACGTTGATGGAGAAG ATACTTGTCTTACCACCGAAGAATGCCTCCTGAACAAGAACAGGAACCCGCATTTAAACAGAGAACAAATCGAGGATGAACTCAAGGCATATCTTGGTGTCAAGAAGATCATATGGCTGCCTCGTGGATTATATG GTGATGATGATACAAATGGCCATATTGATAATATGTGCTGTTTTGTGAAGCCTAGTGTGGTTTTACTCTCGTGGACCAATGATGAAACAGATCCTCAATACGAACGATCTGTGGAAGCATTTCAGGTTCTCTCTAATGCAACTGATGCCGCTGGTCGGAAATTGCAGATAATTAAACTCCATGTACCTGATCCTCTTTATGCGACAGATGAAGAGGCTGCTGGATTGACGCAG GGTGATGATGCAGTACCAAGACCGTCGGGTAGAAGACTTGCTGCTTCATATGTGAACTTCTATATTGCTAATCAAGCAGTTATTGTACCTCAATTTGGGGATCAGAAGTGGGATAATGAAGCAGCTCGAGTCCTGGGTGATGCTTTCCCAGATCATCGG GTGGTGACAATTGAGGGTGCTAGGGAAATTGTATTAGGTGGTGGAAATATTCACTGCATCACGCAACAGCAGCCAGCGACTGTTGCCGAGTAA